Sequence from the Qipengyuania gaetbuli genome:
GGCAATCGGCGATAAGGCCGGGCAGGCTTTCTTCCAGCCGCCAGGTCTCGTTCTTCGGCCCGCGCCCGAATTTGGGCGGATCGAGGATGATCCCGTCATAGCGGTTGGCGCGGCGCACCTCGCGCGCGGCGAACTTGCTGGCGTCGTCGACCAGCCAGCGGATCGGGCGGTCTTCCATACCCGACAGCGCCGCATTCTCGCGCGCCTGGGCGACCGATTTCTTGCTCGCATCGACATGGGTCACGCGGCCGTGGCGGGACAGCGCGAGCGAGCCGACGCCGGTGTAGCCGAACAGGTTGAGCGTTTCGGCGTCCTCGCGCCCGGCCAGTTGCTCGCGCATCCAGTCCCAGACCGGGGCCATGTCGGGGAAGAACTGGAGGTGGCGGAATGGCGTCGGCTGCGCGGTGAAGCGCACTTCGTCATAGCCCAGCGTCCAGCCGTCTTCCGGCAGCTCGCGTTCAAGGTGCCAGCGCCCGCCGCCATCCTCGTCCGCGCCGGGAATGAATTCGCCATGCGCGTTCCAGTCGGCCATGCGCGGTGACCACATCGCCTGCGGTTCGGGGCGGATGAAGCTGTAGTCGCCGAACGCCTCCAGCTTGCGGCCATGGCCGCTGTCGAGCAGGCGATAGGCGTCCCAGCCTTCGCCCACCATCAGCACCGGATCGCGGACCAGCTCGGCCATCAGGTGGCGTTCTCGAGGATGTGGGCGCGCACCGCCTCGTAGGTGCCGGGAAGCTCGACGTAATGCTCCTCGCGCGAAAACAAATCGCCCACGCGAGTGGGAAGGTTCGGACGCAGGCCCGTGGCCCGCTCGACCGCGTCGGGGAACTTGGCCGGATGCGCGGTGGCGAGCGTTACGACAGGCACATCGGCGGCAATACCCGCGGCACGCGCGGCGTGAAGGCCGATGGCGGTATGCGGGTCGAGCATCTCGCCGCACTCCTCGAACGCCCAGCGCATCGCCTGCGCCATGTCGGCGGCATCGGCGCGGGCGCTGGTGAAGAGCGCTGCCGCCCCCTCGCGCTGCGCATTGGTGAGACGCATGGCCTTCTCGGCCTCGAACCTGCGCATCTGTTCCGCCATGGCAGCGCCGTCGCGCCCGCCCACGTCGAACAGCAGGCGCTCGAAATTGGAGCTGACCTGGATGTCCATGCTCGGCGCGGCGGTCGGGGTCACGCTGCCGGTCGAATAATCGCCATCGCTCAGCGCGCGGTGGAGGATGTCGTTCACATTGGTGGCGACGATCAGCTGCTCGATCGGCAGGCCCATGCGCGCAGCCACGTGCCCTGCGAAGACGTCGCCGAAATTGCCGGTCGGCACGCTGAAGGCGAGCTTGCGCTCCGGCCCGCCAAGCTGGAGCGCGGCGGCGAAGTAATAGACCACCTGCGCCATCAGCCGCGCCCAGTTGATCGAATTGACCGCCCCGATCCTGTGCTTCGACGTGACATCGGCATCCGCGAAGATCCGCTTCACCATCGCCTGCGCATCGTCGAAGCTGCCCTCGATGGCGAGGTTGTGGACATTGGGTGCGCGAACCGTGGTCATCTGGCGGCGCTGCACATCGCTCACCCGGCCCTTGGGGTGGAGCATGAAGATCTCGACATTCTCCAGCCCGGCCACCGCATCAATGGCTGCACTGCCGGTATCGCCGCTGGTCGCCCCGACGATCGTCAGGCTGCCCTGTTCGCGAGAAAGGAATTCCTCGAACAGCAAGCCGAGCAATTGGAGAGCCACATCCTTGAACGCCAGCGTCGGGCCATGGAAGAGTTCGAGCACCCAGTGCTGTTCATCCAATTGTACCAGCGGTGTGACCGCCTTGTGCGCGAAGCGGCCATAGGCGCGTGTGGTAAGTTCGCGCAGGCGCTCCGGCGTCAGGCTTCCCTCGACGAAGGGCTCCATCACCCGCGCCGCCAGTTCGGCGTACGGCAGGCCGCGCATTGCAGCGATCTCGTCATGGCTGAACTGCGGCCATTCCTCGGGCACATAGAGCCCGCCGTCGGAGGCGAGGCCGGCCAGCGTGACGCCTGCGAAATCGAGCGTCGGTGCGCTGCCGCGGGTAGAGACGTATTTCATCGTGGAAAGGCGGTTAGCGATGCCGCCGCAAACGGGCAAGCAAGCCGGTCTTTAATCGCCCCTAGCCCGCGTGGACCTGCGGCGCAGCGCGAGGAAATAGATCACCAGCGCGGTCAGGGCGAAAAAGAACCACTGTCCGGCATAGGCAAGGTGGTTGTTCGGCAGGCTGCGGGGATCGGGACGGGCGAGCGCCTGGAGGCCGGCCAGCCCTTCTTCTGCCACGATCCGGCCACCCGGAGCGATCGTTCCGGCAACCTCGCCCCCGCTCCATTCGACCGGTTGGGGGTCGCGCGAATAGCCGATGTCCACTGTCACGCTGGTGCCGTCCGCAAGCCCGCAAGATACACGCTGGGCAACACCCTTTTCGCCGGTTGCGCTGGTGCCGGCCACCGTCGTTGCACCCGACACCGAGGCGCAGGCAACGTTGGTGCGGCGGTAGAGCAGTTCCTCCACCATGGCCGGGTCGCGCGGGTATTCCACGGCCTCCGTCATCGACAGCGACTGTTCCGCACGGGCGATCAGAGCTTCTTTTTCGCCCATGCGCCCGAGTTGCCAGATGCCGAGGGCGATCATCACGGCAACCGCTCCGGCGACGATGATGGTGGGGATGACGGGAAGGCGCATGACTATCCTTGCGGTTCAAAAGAAAAGGGCAGCCGCGGCGTGGCCGGGCTGCCCTTTCTCATTGTCCGGCGAACCGGACGATATCAATGGAATTCGGCACCCCAGCCGCCCCAGACGTAGACGACGGCGAAGAGGAACAGCCACACCACGTCGACGAAGTGCCAGTACCACGCGGCCGCTTCGAAGCCGAAGTGCTGGCGCGGGGTAAAGTGGCCCTTGTAGGTGCGCACGAGGCAGACGATCAGGAAGATCGTGCCGACCAGCACGTGGAAGCCGTGGAAGCCGGTCGCCATGTAGAAGGCCGAGCTATAGGTGTTGCCACCGAAGCCGAACGGTGCAGCGCCGTATTCGTAGGCCTGGATGCAGGTGAAGACCGCGCCCAGCAGGATGGTCAGCCACAGGCCCTTCTTCAGGCCTTCACGGTCGCCGTGGATCAGCGCGTGGTGCGCCCAGGTAACCGTGGTGCCCGAGCAGAGCAGGATCAGCGTGTTGAGCAGCGGCAGCGAGAACGGATTGATCACCGCCTCGATCGCTGCGGGCGGGAACTGGCCGCCGATCACCTCGGAGATTTCCGAGGGGAACAGGGCGAAATCGAACCAGCTCCAGAACCAGCCGACGAAGAACATCACTTCCGAGGCGATGAACAGGATCATGCCGTAACGCATGTGCAGCTGCACGACCGGAGTGTGGTCGCCGCGCTGCGCTTCCTTCACGATGTTCGAGAACCACGCGAAGAAGGTCGCGATCAGGCCGGCAATGCCGAGGCCGAGCACGAGGTGCGCACTGGCCATTTCGTGCATGAACAGCACCATGCCGCTGGTGAAGGTCAGCGCCGAGATCGAGCCGATCAGCGGCCAGATATCGGGTTCGAGGATGTGATATTCGTGATTGACGTTACCAGCCATTGTACTCGTGTCCTGGGTTTCGCTTTGCGGAGGCCCTTAATGCGCCAAAGGGCGCTGGTCTAGGGGTCAGTCCCCGGATTCTATCGCGCGGTGGAAAGTGTACGAGAGTGTGATCTGCTCGACACCCTCCATATTGGGATCGTCCAGCGCCGCCGGATCGACGAAATAGAGCACCGGCATCCGAACTTCCTGGCCCGGCTGCAGCGTCTGTTCGGTGAAGCAGAAACACTGGATCTTGTTGAAATAGGCGCCCGCCTGGACCGGCATGACGTTGAAGGTCGCAGTGCCCGTGATCGGTTCGGTGCCGTTGTTCTTCGCGACATAGATCGCCATGTCGCGCTGCCCGATGGTGACCGTGTCGGTCGGCTGTTCGGGCCGGAAGCTCCAGCCAAGCCCCGGGGCGACCGAGCCATCGAAGCGGATCGAGATCTGCTTCCCGCCCGCGGCCTTGCCCATGCGTTCGGCGAGATTCGCCTCGCCTTCGGTGGCGCGCTGCGTGGTCCCGCCGAAACCGGTGACCTGGCAGAACAGTTCATAGAGCGGCACGGCGGCATAACCGAGGCCGAGCATCGCGGCTGCGCCCAGCAGGGCCAGCATCGCGGTGCGGGTCTTGCGTTGCTCCAGCGCGGCGGCAGTCATGGCAATCCTCACATCCTGACGATGGTGATCATGTAGAACAGCAGTGCGGCACCCAGAAGGATCCCGCCGAGCACGAGGTTACGGCTCTTCTGACGGCGACGGTATTCCTGTTCTTCCTCGGGGGTCATGCGACAATTCCTTGGTAGTGGAGAACCCGGTCGACGACCAGGGCGCCGAACAGGGCAAAGAGATAGGCGATCGAAAACAGGAACAGGCGCTTTTCCGGCTTCATCGTGTCGCCTTCGACCGGCGTGCGGGCTGCAACCGGGATGGCAAGTGCAATGAAGGCCAGCGTCAGTACGAGCGCGGAAAGGCCGTAGATCCAGTCCGTCCCGCCGATGTACCAGGGCGCCAGCACCGTCGGCAGCATGAGCAGTGAATAGACCAGCACCTGGCGGCGGGTGGAGCGGTGGCCCTTGACCACGGGCATCATGGGGATGCCGGCCTTGGCGTAATCGGTTTCCACGAACAGGGCGAGCGCCCAGAAATGCGGCGGCGTCCACATGAAGATGATCAGGAACAGCAGCACCGGCATCAGCGTGATGTCGCCCGTTACCGCTACCCAGCCGATCAGCGGCGGGAACGCGCCTGCGCCCCCGCCAATGACGATGTTCTGCGGCGTGCGGGGTTTCAGCCAGATCGTGTAGATGACCGAATAGTAGAAGATCGAGAAGGCGAGGATCGCGGCCGACAGCCAGTTGATCGCCAGCCCCATGATCACGATCGAGGCACCCGACAGGAAGAAGCCGAAGTCGCGCGCGTCGGTGCGTGCCATGCGGCCCGACGGCAGCGGGCGGGCACTGGTGCGCTTCATGATCGCGTCGATATCGCTTTCCCACCACTGGTTCAGCGCAGCCGCACCACCTGCCCCCATCGCGATGCACAGGATCGCGGTGAAGCCGAGAATGGGATGGATATTACCGGGCGCTGCCAGCAGTCCGCACAGGCCGGTGAAGATCACCAGGCGCATGACGCCCGGCTTGGTCAGCGCGAAGAAATCGCGCCACTCTGCGGGCAATTGGGTGGGGACAGTCTGGGTCATGGGAATCGGGTGCGCATATAGGGACAAAAACCGCGGCAATAAAGGCTTTCAGAGCCTCTCCAGCCAGTCGAGCAGGAGGCGGTTGACCTCCTCGGGCCGTTCCTGCTGCGTCCAGTGGCCGACACCTTCGAGGATGTGGCCTTCGACCTTGGGCGCGAACATCTTCATGAGCGCGACGGGATCGGTGACAGCTCCGAAAAGGTAGGTCGCCGGATCACGGGTGCCACCGATGAACAGCGCGGGCTGCTCGATCCGCTTGCCCTGCCAGCCTTGCAGCCATTCGTAATCGCGCTCGTGATTGCGGTAGCGGTTGAGAGGGCCGCGAAAGCCCGAGGCTTTGAACTCGCCTTCGTAGAAATCCATGTCCTCCTCGGTCAGCCAGGAGACCGGTTGTGGATCGGGCAGGCCTTGCAGGAAGGTCGCGCCATAGGGCTTGTCCCAATAGGCGCCCGGCGGCACGTCGCCGCTGATCGAATACATCATCCGCTGGACCCAGTCGCGCGGGTCCTTCTCGGCCTCCGCCTCGGCCACACCCTCTGCCTGGAAATACTCCTGGTAGAAGAACCTGCCCTGCGATGTGAAGTGCTCGTGGAACACCTCGGTGAAGGGGCGGCTGGGGACGCCTGCGAAGGGAACGGACAGACCTGCCACGGCCGAGAAATGCTCCGACCGTGTCAGCGCCGTGTTCCAGACGATCGGCGCGCCCCAATCGTGACCGACCAGGATTGCCGGGCTGTCGGGCTGCAGCGCCTGCTTCAGGCCGACGAGATCGCCCACGATGCGCTCCATCGCATAGGCTTCGACCGGATGCGGCTTGTCCGAACCGCCATAGCCGCGAACGTCGATAGCGCAGGCCGTGTAGCCTGCTTTGGCGACAGGGCCGATCTGGTGGCGCCAGCTGTACCAGCTTTCGGGAAAGCCGTGGACCATGATGACCAGCGGCCCCTCGCCCTCGACAGCGCAGCGCAGGCTCAGTTCGCCAACGTCGATGGTCCGCATTTCGGGCATGGTCATTCCTCGTCTCGCGCAAAAGAAAACGGCCGGCCCCTCATGGGACCGGCCGCTTTGTCATGTACAGCTATAGCTACGCTCAGGCCGTTGCGGGCTTGCCGTCGCCAATGTGGTCGTGGTGGTCGTGGTGGTCCTCGATCACCGGCAGTTCGCTGAACTGGTGGAACGGCGGCGGGCTCGACAGGCTCCACTCGAGCGTGGTTGCACCCTCGCCCCAGTAGTTGTCTTCGGCCTTCTTGCCGGCAACGAAGGCATACAGGATGTTCACGAAGAACAGGACCATCGAGGCGGCCATGATCATGTAGCCCAGCGTGCTGATCTCGTTCCAGTAGGTATAGGCTTCCGCATAGTCGGGATAGCGACGCGGCATGCCCTGCCAGCCCAGGAAGTGCTGGGGGAAGAAGATCACGTTCACGCCGATGAAGAAGCCCCAGAAGTGGAGGTGCGACAGGAGCTCGGAGTGCATCCGGCCGCTCATCTTCGGGAACCAGTAGTAGAAGCCGGCGAACATCGAGAACACCGCACCCATCGACAGCACGTAGTGGAAGTGCGCCACCACGAAGTAGGTGTCGTGAACCACGTCGTCCACGCCGCCATTGGCGAGGTAGACGCCGGTCACACCACCGACGGTGAAGAGGAAGATGAAGCCCAGCGCCCAGACCATCGGCGACTTGAACTCGATCGAGCCGCCCCACATCGTGGCGATCCAGCTGAAGATCTTCACGCCGGTCGGAACCGCGATGACCATGGTGGCCGCGGTGAAGTACATCTTCGTGTTCACGTCGAGGCCAACGGTGTACATGTGGTGGGCCCACACGACGAAGCCGACAACGCCGATCGCGACCATGGCGTAGGCCATGCCGAGGTAGCCGAAGACCGGCTTGCGGCTGAAGGTGGCGACGATCTGCGAGATCATGCCGAAGCCCGGCAGGATCATGATGTATACTTCGGGGTGGCCGAAGAACCAGAACAGGTGCTGGTAGAGGATCGGGTCACCGCCACCTGCGGGATCGAAGAAGGTCGTGCCGAAGTTGCGGTCGGTGATCAGCATCGTGATCGCCGCGGCAAGGACCGGCAGGGCCAGCAGCAGGAGGAATGCGGTAACCAGCACCGACCACACGAACAGCGGCATCTTGTGCAGGGTCATGCCCGGCGCACGCATGTTGAAGATGGTGGTGATGAAGTTGGTCGCACCGAGGATCGAGCCAGCGCCCGCAAGGTGCAGCGAGAAGATCGCGAAGTCGACGGCCGGACCGGTCGAACCCGAGGTCGACAGCGGCGCGTAAACCGTCCAGCCCACGCCTGCGCCCGGCCCGATACCGCCGGGGACGAACAGCGAGAACAGCAGCGAGAAGAAGCCCGCCACGGTCAGCCAGAACGAAATGTTGTTCATGCGCGGGAACGCCATGTCCGGCGCACCGATCATCAGCGGGACGAACCAGTTGCCGAAGCCGCCGATCATGGCCGGCATGACCATGAAGAAGACCATGATGAGGCCGTGCGCGGTGATGAACACGTTCCACATGTGCAGCGCGCTATCGATATCGGTAGCGCCGCCCATGAGCTGGGCCCAGTACTGGAGGTACTGGATACCCGGTTCGGCAAGCTCGGCACGCATGATGCCGGAGATCGCGCCACCCACGATACCCGCGACGATCGCGAAGATCAGGTAGAGCGTACCGATGTCCTTGTGGTTGGTGGACATGAACCAGCGCGCGAAGAAGCCGGGCTTGTGATCGGCATCGTGCGCGTGGTCGTCGTGGTGGGCCTGGAAGCTGTCGGCGGTAGTGGCCATCTTGCTATACTCTCGAATGCGTGTTCGTCGGTCGGACTAATTCTAAACGTCGATCAGGTGGTCGGGTTCTCGACCGGGAGCTCCCCGGCACCGGCCGCACCTTCGACAGCGCTTTCCGGCTGCTGGAGCGGAGCTGCTGCAGGAGCGGCTTCGACACCTTCCTCTTCGGCACCGGCGATCTTGCCACCCTGCGCCAGGACCCATGCGTTGTACTGGTCAAGCGGGAGCGCTTCTACAGCGATCGGCATGTAGGCATGACGTGCGCCGCACAGTTCGGAGCACTGGCCGTAGTAAACGCCCGGCTTCTCGACGATCAGGATCTTTTCGTTGAGGCGGCCCGGCACGGCGTCGAGCTTGAACCACAGGCTAGGCACGGCGAACGAGTGGATCACGTCGGCAGCAGTGGTCTGCAGGCGGATCGGCACGCCCACCGGAACGACCATGCGGTTGTCGACGGCCAGCTGGTGCGGTTCGCCGCGAGCATCTGCCTCGGCACCGTCGAGCATGTTCGAGATGATTTCGAAGTCGCCGTTGTCGGGATAGGTGTAGCCCCAGTACCACTGGTAGCCGGTTACCTTGATGGTGATCGCGTCCTTCGGGATCGGCTCGTACTGCTTGGCAATCAGCGTGATCGAGGGGATCGCGATTGCAAGCAGGATGAGTGCGGGGACGACCGTCCAGATGACTTCGATCAGCGTGTTGTGGCTGGTCTTCGACGGAACGGGGTTCGCCTTACGACGGAAACGGAACACCGTGTAGAGCAGCAGCACGAGAACGAAGACGCTGATGCCGACCATCACCCAGATGAGACCCACGTGGAGGCCATAGGCGAATTCGCCGGTTTCCGAGAACTGCTGCTGGATGTCGATGCCGCGGTCCACCGGCATCCCGATTCCCTCGGTCGGCTTCATCGGCGTGTAGGCGCCCGCGCCTTCAGCGACCGCATCGGTGTCGGCAACGTCGGCGGCTTCGGCCGGATCGACAGATTCGAGCTGGGTGGTCGCCGTGGTTTCGGCAGCGTCCTGCGCGAGGGCAGGCTGCACGCCGATTACCAGTGCAAAGGCCATTGCAAGGCTGGCGACAATCCGGTGGAAACCGAGAATTTTCATCGTCTTGGCACTCTTTCGTGTCATGTCATCTTCCGGACCACCCCGACGGTCGACCATCCTTAAGGACGCATTCGGCACAGGGGCATGCGACCCTGCAAGCAGGGCCCGGTTGGGCCGCCCTATAGGCAGGACTGGCGCGCTCCTCAAGCGGTTGACCGATAAAAATGTGCAAGCCGCTTTGCCTCTTGCGCAATCGGCCGCAAGGCGCTTTGAGCCTTTGCCATATGACCGAAGACGACATCCTCCAGGAATTCCGTGCCAGCGAAGCCCTGCTCGAAGGCCATTTCAAACTCTCCAGCGGGCGCCACAGCGGGCATTACCTGCAGTGCGCGCGCGTGCTGATGAACCCCGACCGGGCCGGCCGGCTCGCGCTGGCACTGGCGCAGAAAATCCCGCGCGAAATCCGCAGCCAGATCGATGTCGTGATCAGCCCGGCGATGGGCGGTATCATCATCGGCCAGGAAATGGGCCGTGCACTGGGCAAGGACGCGATGTTCCTCGAACGGCCCGACGGCGTGTTCCACCTGCGTCGCGGCTTCCGCATCGATGAAGGCGCAAAAGTGCTGATGGTAGAAGACGTCGTGACCACTGGCCTTTCAAGCCGCGAGGCCATCGATGCCGTCGCGCGCGAAGGCGGCGAGGTGATTGCAGAGGTGGCGCTGGTCGATCGCAGCAACGGCACAGCCGATCTCGGCGTTCCGTTCTTCCCGCTCATCGACATCAACTTCCCGACATATGCCGAGGACGAACTGCCTCCCGAACTCGCTGCAGTGCCGGTGACCAAGCCGGGGAGCCGCGCGGCTTGACCCGCCCCTTGCGCCTCGGGGTCAATATCGACCACGTCGCGACCATCCGCAATGCGCGCGGAGGGGACCATCCCGATCCGGTGCGCGCTGCGGAAATCGTCGCCCGCGTCGGCGGCGACGGCATTACGGCACATCTGCGCGAAGACCGCCGCCACATCCGCGATGCGGACCTGCGCCGCATCCAGGAAGCGACCGATTTGCCGCTCAACCTGGAAATGGCCGCGACCGAGGAAATGCTCGAAATCGCGCTTTCGCACCGGCCGCACGCCGCCTGCATCGTCCCCGAAAAGCGGGAAGAGCGCACGACCGAAGGCGGGCTGGACGCGGCCGGCCAGCACAACACGCTCGCCCCGATCGTGTGGAAACTGAAGGACAACGGCATCCGCGTCTCGCTCTTCATCGAGGCGGACGAGAGGCAGCTCGACGCGGCGCTCAAGCTCGGCGTCCCCGTGGTCGAGTTCCACACCGGCGAATATGCCCACGCACATCTTGCCGGCGACAGCGAAAAGACCGCGCGTGAGTTGAAGCGCATTACCGACATGGCCGCGCTTGCCGCCAAGAACGGGATCGAGCCGCACGCCGGCCACGGCCTCACTTACGAAAACGTGCAGCCCATCGCCGCCATCCCGCAGATCGCGGAGCTCAACATCGGTCACTACCTTGTCGGCGAGGCGGTTTTCGTTGGGCTGGAACAGGCTGTGCGGCACATGCGCGAACTGATGGACGAGGCCCGGTGAACGAGTCCGGCCTGACCCGCGCGGAGAAATTCTGGGCGGCCGCTGCCGTCATTCCCTTCCTGCTGAGCCTCGCGCTGCTCGGCATCGCGATATCGCGCCAGACCTTCCTTGCCTTCGCCATCGGCTGGCCGATTATCCAGGTCGTCGGATACGCCGGCTCGTTCAAGCGTTCGGGAGGGCAGATCGACCACCCGCTGGTTAAGACCCAGGTGTGGCTGCACTGGATGATGATTGCCATGCTGGGCCTTATTCTCGCGAGAGTTCTATGATCATCGGAATGGGTTCGGACCTGTGCAACATCGAGCGCATCCAGAATTCGCTCGACCGGTTCGGCGACCGCTTCGAACAGCGCGTCTTCACCGAAATCGAGATCGCCAAGGCGCGGCGGCGGCCCTTCACCATTGCCGGGACCTACGCCAAGCGGTTCGCCGCCAAGGAAGCTTTTTCCAAGGCCGTGGGCACGGGCTTTCGCCGCGGCGTTTTCATGAAGCATATCGGCGTCGTCAATGCGCCTTCGGGCGCCCCTACGCTGGCGCTCGAAGGCGGGGCTGCGCAAAGGCTTGCCGAAATGGTGCCGCACGGCCATGAGCCGCGCATTCATCTCACCCTCACTGACGATCATCCATGGGCGCAGGCCTTCGTCATCATCGAGGCCTACCCCCTTTGAGTACCGATACCCCTGTTGTGACCGAACCCAAGACAACCGAGAAGACCGACGAGAAGGTCGACTGGCTCGCCGAACTGCGCGGCCTGTTCCTGATGCTGCTGGCAGTCTTCGCCTTTCACAGCTTCGTGGCGAAGCCGTTCTACATCCCGTCGGAATCGATGCTGCCGAACCTGCTGGTCGGGGACCGGCTGGTGGTCAGCAAGTATCCCTATGGCTGGAACTGGTCCTCGGTCAGCTTCCACCTTGCCCCGCGCGGCGACTGGCGGGTGATGGGTTCCACGCCCGAGTATGGTGACATCGTAATCCCCGTGCACCCCGAACGGGACGAGGATTACATCAAGCGCGTGGTCGCTCTGCCCGGCGACAAGATCGAGGTCCGCCGCGGACGCATCATCCTCAACGGAACCCCCGTGCCGCAGGCAGTCGAGCCGGCGCGCGACCTTCCGGTCGATGCGAACTCGACCTGCTACGGTTTTGGCGATCCGACCTTCCTCGTCACCGACGACAGCGGCAAGGATGTCTGCCGCGTGCCCGTCCTGCGCGAGACGCTGCCCAATGGCGCGAATTATCTCGTGATCGACCACGCCAATACCGAACTCGACAATTTCGACGAGATGACCATACCCGAAGGTCACGTCTTCGTGATGGGCGACAACCGCGACCATTCGTCCGACAGCCGCGAACTCAATTCCTCGCGCGGGCTCCTGGGCCCGGTTCCGCTGGAAAACATCGGCGGCCGCGCGGAATTCATCACTTTCTCGCTCGACGGGACGACCTCGCTCAATCCGGTCACCTGGTTTACGAGCTTGCGCGAAGGGCGCGCCTGGACCACCCTGCGTCCGGCAGTCGCGCAGGAGAATCAGCGGTAAATGTCTGAAAAAGGGCCTTCCTACGAACCCGACCGGACAATCGCAGCGGCCCAAGACCACCCGGGCAAGAGCCCCGCATACATCGGCGATCCACGCCTGCGTTTCGAAGCGGGGCGCGCACTGGTCTGGGGCCTCGTCATCGGCCTGATCGCGCTGGCGGTCCACATTTCCCAGTCCCTGCTGGTCATTTTCGGCGCCATGGTGTTCGGCTGCATGGTCGATGGCGGCGCGCGTCTGCTCGGCAAGATCCTGCCCATCGGGCGCAGCTGTCGCGTGGCCATCGTGCTCGTGCTTGCGACCGCATTCCTGCTCTGGCTGGGCTATTTCGCAGGCTCGCAGATCTCGCAGCAGGCGGCGCAATTCCCCGCGATCATCAATGAACAGCTGGGCAAGCTGATCGCCTATATGCGCGATCAGGGCTTTGCGATCCACACCGAGAATATCGAGAATTTCGCCAGCAGCATGGCCAGCGGCGTCGGCACCGTCACCAAGGCGATCGGCGGCATCTTCGGCGGGCTGACGACGGTGCTGCTGATCGTAATCATCGGCATCTATTTCGCCATTGACCCGCGCATTTACGAGCGCGGCGTTGCCTGGATGGTGCCTTCGCACCGGCGCGAGGCTTTCTACGATACGCTGAGCTACCAGGCTTATACGCTGCGCCGCCTTCTCGCCGGGCGTCTGGTCGGCATGGTGGCGGAAG
This genomic interval carries:
- the coxB gene encoding cytochrome c oxidase subunit II translates to MTRKSAKTMKILGFHRIVASLAMAFALVIGVQPALAQDAAETTATTQLESVDPAEAADVADTDAVAEGAGAYTPMKPTEGIGMPVDRGIDIQQQFSETGEFAYGLHVGLIWVMVGISVFVLVLLLYTVFRFRRKANPVPSKTSHNTLIEVIWTVVPALILLAIAIPSITLIAKQYEPIPKDAITIKVTGYQWYWGYTYPDNGDFEIISNMLDGAEADARGEPHQLAVDNRMVVPVGVPIRLQTTAADVIHSFAVPSLWFKLDAVPGRLNEKILIVEKPGVYYGQCSELCGARHAYMPIAVEALPLDQYNAWVLAQGGKIAGAEEEGVEAAPAAAPLQQPESAVEGAAGAGELPVENPTT
- the pyrE gene encoding orotate phosphoribosyltransferase produces the protein MTEDDILQEFRASEALLEGHFKLSSGRHSGHYLQCARVLMNPDRAGRLALALAQKIPREIRSQIDVVISPAMGGIIIGQEMGRALGKDAMFLERPDGVFHLRRGFRIDEGAKVLMVEDVVTTGLSSREAIDAVAREGGEVIAEVALVDRSNGTADLGVPFFPLIDINFPTYAEDELPPELAAVPVTKPGSRAA
- a CDS encoding pyridoxine 5'-phosphate synthase yields the protein MTRPLRLGVNIDHVATIRNARGGDHPDPVRAAEIVARVGGDGITAHLREDRRHIRDADLRRIQEATDLPLNLEMAATEEMLEIALSHRPHAACIVPEKREERTTEGGLDAAGQHNTLAPIVWKLKDNGIRVSLFIEADERQLDAALKLGVPVVEFHTGEYAHAHLAGDSEKTARELKRITDMAALAAKNGIEPHAGHGLTYENVQPIAAIPQIAELNIGHYLVGEAVFVGLEQAVRHMRELMDEAR
- the acpS gene encoding holo-ACP synthase; this encodes MIIGMGSDLCNIERIQNSLDRFGDRFEQRVFTEIEIAKARRRPFTIAGTYAKRFAAKEAFSKAVGTGFRRGVFMKHIGVVNAPSGAPTLALEGGAAQRLAEMVPHGHEPRIHLTLTDDHPWAQAFVIIEAYPL
- the lepB gene encoding signal peptidase I, producing the protein MGAGLRHHRGLPPLSTDTPVVTEPKTTEKTDEKVDWLAELRGLFLMLLAVFAFHSFVAKPFYIPSESMLPNLLVGDRLVVSKYPYGWNWSSVSFHLAPRGDWRVMGSTPEYGDIVIPVHPERDEDYIKRVVALPGDKIEVRRGRIILNGTPVPQAVEPARDLPVDANSTCYGFGDPTFLVTDDSGKDVCRVPVLRETLPNGANYLVIDHANTELDNFDEMTIPEGHVFVMGDNRDHSSDSRELNSSRGLLGPVPLENIGGRAEFITFSLDGTTSLNPVTWFTSLREGRAWTTLRPAVAQENQR
- a CDS encoding AI-2E family transporter — encoded protein: MSEKGPSYEPDRTIAAAQDHPGKSPAYIGDPRLRFEAGRALVWGLVIGLIALAVHISQSLLVIFGAMVFGCMVDGGARLLGKILPIGRSCRVAIVLVLATAFLLWLGYFAGSQISQQAAQFPAIINEQLGKLIAYMRDQGFAIHTENIENFASSMASGVGTVTKAIGGIFGGLTTVLLIVIIGIYFAIDPRIYERGVAWMVPSHRREAFYDTLSYQAYTLRRLLAGRLVGMVAEGIFTWALLAVYGVPMAALLGLLTGLLAFIPNIGAIISGVLMVLVGFSGGVDMGLYTIFVYFLVQNFDGYILVPMIAKKTVDLAPGLVLSAQLIFGVLFGILGLALADPMLAMIKVALERRSARLDAEGESEPQKATA